The Humulus lupulus chromosome 3, drHumLupu1.1, whole genome shotgun sequence genome window below encodes:
- the LOC133821332 gene encoding alpha-mannosidase-like — protein MRLATNMEMNKVFYTDSNGRDFLKRVRDYREDWSLSVTQPVAGNYYPLNLGIFMADKKSELSVLVDRATGGASIAGGQLELMLHR, from the exons ATGCGATTGGCAACGAATATGGAAATGAACAAAGTTTTCTACACTGATTCGAATGGAAGGGATTTTCTGAAACGA GTTCGAGATTATAGAGAAGATTGGTCTCTTTCAGTTACTCAGCCTGTAGCAGGAAACTATTACCCA CTTAATCTTGGAATTTTCATGGCGGATAAGAAATCTGAATTATCAGTTTTAGTTGATCGTGCCACTGGGGGAGCTAGCATTGCAGGTGGACAACTAGAGCTGATGCTGCACAGGTAA